The Kluyveromyces lactis strain NRRL Y-1140 chromosome D complete sequence genome has a window encoding:
- a CDS encoding serine/threonine-protein kinase (similar to uniprot|P38990 Saccharomyces cerevisiae YER129W PAK1 Upstream kinase for the SNF1 complex partially redundant function with Elm1p and Tos3p members of this family of kinases have functional orthology with LKB1 a mammalian kinase associated with Peutz-Jeghers cancer-susceptibility syndrome): protein MVEEIDLPPDIRWQLMDESKMHKPANPRRKSSIFGSMHREEFPMSNTSSTDSLDLLLEKQRQRQLNHPLHQNHIRTVLGSHLNSGQRITYGPVKETNTVSLEYDPISKRKVLNTYEIIEELGHGQHGKVKLARDLVTKQLVAIKIVNRHKKRTFNDKFSNRFKTPQSGIEDEKIKREIAIMKKCHHEHVVKLIEVLDDAKSRKIYLVLEYCSKGEIKWCPGDVIETKARGPPLLSFQRTREIFRGVLLGLEYLHFQGIIHRDIKPANLLLSEDGIVKISDFGVSLAFSSDSSTDSLNELELAKTAGTPAFFAPEICLVEDTIKKFDLDPNSKEPIISFPTDIWAMGITLHCLLFGMLPFISDYELELFDKIVNEPLVFEPYQKIEQCQVSQVECKEEYEEAQNLLNKLLEKNPKKRMAIQDAKKHPWVCWDFNHNDYMSDQEKSLKLIEQSNFHRSPSEQVEQICISEHEVDTAVGGIGHKIKNAVGKFLPSTKSNDESNTNSVNEFNDSGNNKYIDGCLNSCASYTDNGNLILSEETYISPKDSTGYGNEGTNLVEDSSSVPVHDVSAREIFQQELQRFDNRRDPDSIVSLPVNSSFASLDSFYIDHYAPRQLSEHSFQGPLAQQQKFEAFDRPPIGPFSKPNSNGRVPTQTAFRIPSPNALQLDTLTMGSGISGRNIRSNLHSPILSPTGTLSRRTSNEFPNAALGSRLRKPASLHTYDKNQSAFTNPRVPGDNPYRRSQTLQCQRNTRKPSIVFDGLQESDGDSQSTNSHIEPSNVFQMGSESEDENDIDNGFYLSDNHSDAESLPFEFGIDSEHGSVLSLRDLTEGGRTTTNSYTELRSTNNSSEPPEHLRLFGKHLVDTSIPEKVTSSPLKKSSETAIPIISSDYVDAFTEVEGVPEEMLNMIPEMQPELRTTSSQHTNNCNGLFQQFSSNVLPTTQESSVDHVITMNNSNEAKFFLKNLLSSTKSPRTNSFGNIRSPKLKNNGPDRLATDIFVNHYSGNKDNNNIPVDKGDNENNTSTSRYRSKSVSVGLLADKEADNSL, encoded by the coding sequence aTGGtggaagaaattgatcTGCCGCCAGATATTCGTTGGCAACTAATGGATGAAAGTAAAATGCACAAACCTGCTAATCCCAGACGAAAAAGCAGTATTTTTGGCTCGATGCATCGAGAAGAGTTCCCCATGTCCAATACTTCGTCAACAGACTCTCTAGATTTGTTGTTGGAGAAACAAAGGCAACGACAGTTGAATCATCCTTTGCATCAAAATCATATCAGAACAGTATTGGGCTCACATCTGAATAGTGGGCAACGAATAACGTATGGTCCAGTGAAAGAGACAAACACTGTTTCACTAGAGTATGATCCAATATCTAAACGAAAAGTTCTAAACACTTatgaaatcattgaagaattagGCCATGGGCAACATGGGAAAGTGAAATTAGCTCGAGATTTGGTTACAAAACAACTAGTTGCTATAAAAATTGTCAACAGACATAAAAAGCGTACTTTCAATGATAAATTCTCTAATAGATTCAAAACTCCTCAATCTGGCATTGAggatgaaaagatcaagcGAGAAATTGCGATAATGAAAAAGTGTCACCACGAGCATGTGGTGAAACTAATTGAAGTTCTTGACGATGCTAAGTCAAGAAAGATTTACTTGGTGTTGGAATACTGTTCTAAAGGAGAAATAAAATGGTGTCCTGGTGATGTCATAGAAACTAAGGCAAGAGGTCCACCATTACTAAGCTTTCAACGTACTAGGGAAATTTTTAGAGGTGTGTTATTAGGATTGGAGTATCTCCACTTCCAAGGAATTATTCATAGAGACATTAAACCTGCAAACTTGCTACTTTCAGAAGATGGAATAGTAAAGATATCCGATTTTGGAGTTTCGTTGGCGTTTTCTTCAGATAGCAGCACAGACTCTTTAAATGAATTAGAGCTTGCTAAGACCGCAGGAACACCGGCATTTTTTGCCCCGGAAATTTGCCTTGTTGAAGACACCATCAAAAAGTTCGATCTCGATCCAAATTCTAAAGAACcaataatttctttcccAACTGACATTTGGGCTATGGGAATCACTTTGCACTGTTTATTATTTGGAATGCTACCATTTATTTCTGACTACGAATTAGAGCTTTTCGACAAAATAGTCAACGAGCCACTAGTTTTCGAACCATATCAGAAAATAGAGCAATGTCAAGTTTCTCAGGTTGAgtgcaaagaagaatatgaGGAGGCTCAGAATTTACTCAATAAGCTATTAGAAAAGAATCccaaaaaaagaatggcAATCCAGGATGCTAAGAAACATCCTTGGGTTTGTTGGGACTTCAACCATAATGACTATATGAGCGATCAGGAGAAATCACTGAAATTAATTGAACAATCGAATTTCCATCGTAGCCCATCAGAACAGGTTGAACAAATTTGTATTTCAGAGCACGAGGTAGATACTGCTGTTGGTGGTATTGGGCATAAGATAAAAAACGCAGTGGGAAAGTTTCTTCCATCTACGAAGTCAAACGATGAGTCAAATACTAATTCCGTCAATGAATTTAATGATTCAGGTAACAATAAATACATTGACGGCTGTTTGAATTCTTGTGCTTCATATACAGATAATGGAAACCTTATTTTAAGTGAGGAAACATATATTTCTCCAAAAGATTCCACAGGTTATGGTAACGAAGGTACAAATTTAGTGGAGGACTCGTCAAGTGTTCCTGTACATGATGTTTCCGCCAGAgagatttttcaacaagaGCTTCAGCGTTTTGACAATAGAAGAGATCCTGATTCGATAGTTTCATTGCCGGTAAATTCCTCATTCGCTTCTTTAGATAGCTTCTATATCGATCATTACGCTCCTCGACAACTGAGTGAGCATTCATTTCAAGGTCCCCTTGCCCAGCAACAGAAATTTGAGGCTTTTGACAGACCTCCGATTGGTCCATTTTCCAAACCTAATTCCAACGGAAGGGTACCTACTCAGACTGCATTCAGAATTCCATCACCTAATGCACTACAACTTGATACTTTGACGATGGGGTCTGGTATATCTGGAAGAAATATCCGAAGCAATCTACATTCGCCTATTTTATCTCCGACGGGTACGCTTTCACGACGTACAAGTAATGAATTTCCTAATGCAGCCTTGGGAAGCAGGCTGCGAAAGCCCGCTTCTCTTCATACATATGATAAAAATCAAAGCGCATTTACTAACCCAAGAGTACCTGGAGATAACCCATACAGACGAAGTCAAACTCTTCAATGTCAACGAAATACGAGGAAACCGAGCATTGTATTTGACGGTCTCCAAGAAAGTGATGGTGATAGTCAATCAACGAACTCTCACATAGAACCCTCAAatgtttttcaaatggGTTCGGAATCAGAAGACGAaaatgatattgataacGGTTTTTATCTGAGTGACAACCATTCCGATGCTGAGTCTCTGCCATTCGAATTTGGTATAGATTCGGAACATGGCAGTGTTCTTTCATTAAGAGATCTCACTGAAGGCGGTAGAACTACTACAAATTCGTACACTGAATTACGAAGCACCAATAACTCTTCTGAACCACCGGAACATTTGCGATTATTTGGCAAGCATCTGGTTGACACATCTATTCCGGAAAAAGTTACATCAAGcccattgaaaaaatccTCAGAAACTGCCATTCCAATTATTTCCAGTGATTATGTTGACGCTTTCACTGAAGTTGAGGGGGTACCTGAAGAAATGTTAAACATGATTCCAGAAATGCAACCTGAATTACGAACCACCTCTTCACAACATACAAATAACTGCAATGGATTATTTCAACAGTTCTCGTCAAATGTACTTCCTACTACCCAGGAATCCAGCGTTGACCATGTTATCACGATGAACAATAGCAACGAAGcaaaattttttttgaagaatctcCTCTCGTCAACAAAGAGCCCCAGAACAAACTCCTTCGGTAACATCAGATCTCCTAAACTCAAAAATAATGGACCAGATCGTTTGGCTACTGACATTTTTGTTAACCACTATTCAGGTAACAAggataataataatatccCAGTCGATAAAGGAGATAATGAGAATAATACAAGCACCAGCAGATACAGATCAAAATCAGTAAGTGTCGGGTTATTAGCGGATAAAGAAGCAGATAACTCACTTTAA
- the CCT8 gene encoding chaperonin-containing T-complex subunit CCT8 (highly similar to uniprot|P47079 Saccharomyces cerevisiae YJL008C CCT8 Subunit of the cytosolic chaperonin Cct ring complex related to Tcp1p required for the assembly of actin and tubulins in vivo): MSLKLPQNPNAGLFKQGYNSYSNADGQINKSIAAIREIHQMCLTSMGPCGRNKIIINHLGKHIVTNDAATMLRELEIVHPAVKVLVMASEQQKIDMGDGTNLVMVLAGELLNVSEKLIALGLSPVEIIQGYTMAKNFTLAELDKMSVLDIKNKHEKSELIKVIKPVIASKQYGSEDILSSLVSDAVAHVLLPNSNYFNVDSIRVVKIMGGSLTNSSVIKGLVFNREPEGHLKSLPQGEKHKVAVFTCPIDISNTETKGTVLLHNAQEMLDFTKGEEQQLDQMMKEIAETGVRCVVAGAGVGELALHYLNRYNILVLKVPSKFELRRICRVCGATPMPRLGAPTPEEIGIVETVKTKEIGGDRVTIFKQEENENTRTATIILRGATQNNLDDIERAIDDGVNAIKGLMKQDGGKLVPGAGATEIELVSRISNYGEKTPGLMQLAIKQFAVAFEVVPRTLAETAGLNVNEVLPNLYAAHSQKTASNEINDGLYQGIDIDNNTPECIKDIRDEGIYDLLAAKKFAIDVATEAAKTVLSVDQIIMAKRAGGPAVPKGPKPGNWDQDD, from the coding sequence ATGTCTTTGAAACTTCCTCAAAATCCTAATGCGGGATTGTTCAAGCAAGGGTACAATTCGTACTCTAATGCTGATGGTCAAATCAATAAATCGATCGCTGCCATTAGAGAGATTCACCAGATGTGTTTAACTTCTATGGGGCCATGCGGCAGAAACAAGATCATCATTAATCATTTGGGAAAGCACATTGTGACCAACGATGCTGCTACCATGCTAAGGGAATTAGAGATTGTCCATCCTGCTGTTAAAGTGTTGGTGATGGCATCtgaacaacaaaaaattgatatgGGTGATGGTACTAACCTTGTTATGGTGTTGGCTGGTGAGCTTTTGAATGTTAGTGAAAAGCTTATTGCGCTAGGTCTTTCACCTGTAGAAATTATTCAAGGTTACACAATGGCAAAGAATTTTACTTTGGCAGAACTTGACAAGATGTCTGTGTTGgatatcaagaacaaacatGAAAAAAGTGAGTTAATCAAGGTCATCAAGCCAGTCATTGCATCCAAGCAATATGGTTCTGAAGATATTTTAAGTTCCTTAGTATCAGACGCTGTGGCACATGTCTTGCTACCAAATTCCAACTATTTCAATGTCGACTCAATTAGAGTGGTAAAGATTATGGGTGGTTCCCTTACCAACTCATCTGTTATCAAGGGTTTAGTCTTCAACCGCGAACCAGAAGGACATTTGAAGTCCTTGCCTCAAGGTGAAAAGCATAAGGTTGCTGTGTTTACATGTCCAATTGATATCTCAAACACCGAAACCAAGGGTACTGTGCTTTTACATAATGCTCAGGAGATGTTAGATTTCACTAAAGGTGAAGAACAACAACTGGAccaaatgatgaaagaaattgCCGAGACTGGTGTTAGATGTGTTGTTGCTGGTGCCGGTGTTGGTGAGCTTGCTTTACATTATTTGAACAGATACAATATTCTCGTCCTAAAGGTGCCAAGTAAATTCGAACTTAGAAGAATTTGCCGTGTGTGTGGTGCTACACCAATGCCAAGGCTAGGTGCCCCAActccagaagaaattggTATTGTTGAGACCGTAAAGACGAAAGAAATTGGTGGTGATAGAgttaccattttcaaacaaGAGGAGAACGAAAACACTAGGACTGCCACAATCATCTTAAGAGGTGCTACGCAAAATAACTTGGACGATATCGAACGTGCCATTGATGACGGTGTCAATGCAATTAAGGGTTTAATGAAACAGGATGGTGGAAAACTTGTTCCAGGTGCCGGTGCTACTGAAATAGAGTTGGTATCAAGAATCAGCAACTATGGTGAAAAGACGCCAGGTCTAATGCAACTTGCCATCAAACAGTTTGCCGTTGCATTCGAAGTGGTACCAAGAACGTTGGCAGAAACTGCAGGTCTAAACGTTAATGAAGTACTACCAAACTTATATGCTGCCCACTCTCAAAAAACTGCGTCAAACGAAATCAACGATGGTTTGTACCAAGGTATTGATATAGACAACAATACCCCGGAATGCATCAAAGATATCAGAGATGAAGGCATTTATGATTTACTAGCTGCTAAGAAGTTCGCTATCGATGTCGCCACAGAGGCTGCGAAGACAGTACTTTCAGTTGACCAGATCATCATGGCCAAGAGAGCTGGTGGTCCAGCCGTACCAAAGGGTCCAAAACCAGGTAACTGGGACCAAGATGATTGA
- the VPS53 gene encoding Vps53p (similar to uniprot|P47061 Saccharomyces cerevisiae YJL029C VPS53 Required for Vacuolar Protein Sorting Vps53p is a hydrophilic protein that is peripherally associated with the late Golgi and forms a stable complex with Vps52p and Vps54p.) codes for MISESLEYDPLHDLQQIFSKQESLSDIDNLVLLTEKCKFNLEERVRESNNTSSEVNSLEDNYDFHKLFEKINSTKSLSQITEATISDLTHDISDLDNAKRNITRSMTCFENLKILSDAYVNSKKYMQAEKYIEMCGPFKVMHSLSVSFHEYKSLDEFCKFLNQIHRLESDTLLVCERVTKEVLRDGSNSKYDSKTMKDGICCLADTNKHYKERIVQLCLDSLLYEIKEIFQIDDEAGSLENLSRRYIFFKKVLNNFQSTFSEYFPSEWEIPLKLTDSFFTMTSNDLKTLLKRDLSGTTSIDLFMQSLQTTLEFEKYISVKFSHIYEGKISTCFEPYLKLWVRHQDSSLNAKMLTYLNETKLPAKNESLVVPSSADLFRTYRHILSQTFSLIEGGNKSTIMVELAVFFVKWLNEYYEKILKPLLLPEDTQIDDKNEVVKYTVLLVNTADYCANTIDQLQDKLCEYLENDEPNINKVAAIFEPTRQKYMDLVSGGINLLLNRILKKDLEFVWREFTNTNWANTMVEDYSRYVTTLQSILLPTRSENSTFYSTVSQFNRDLYGWNFIDKTIDLIAISFESQIIKLLKPALPYGTLNSKRQFDVKQVINIAEQLLLDVQLLKTTLHSLPESLPQHDTSAKRVTKHIDSNVEKLMHLLKLLVSPIDPDTTYLETYYAITASQNTNSNFWAFILALKGVPWDLALWKRVWSEFQQSDDDTQPMKPDDLIFNPRELQNFIYNLSRVSDPSWKTFLEEDLKIKPVPRPDLSVAIQSSPSPPTGSPSPKIPGHKLNEIKNLMSNSSFFFKKG; via the coding sequence ATGATTTCAGAATCTTTGGAATACGATCCCTTACACGATCTTCAACAGATATTCTCGAAGCAGGAATCTTTATCAGATATTGATAACCTAGTGCTATTAACCGAAAAATGTAAATTTAATTTAGAGGAGCGGGTACGAGAAAGCAATAACACCAGTTCAGAAGTCAATAGTTTAGAAGACAATTATGATTTCCACAAGTTGTTTGAGAAGATAAATTCAACGAAGTCTCTGTCACAGATTACTGAAGCAACCATATCCGACTTGACACATGATATTTCAGATTTGGATAACGCTAAGAGGAATATAACGAGATCGATGACGTGctttgaaaatttgaagatcttGAGTGATGCATACGTGAACTCTAAAAAGTACATGCAAGCTGAAAAATACATTGAAATGTGCGGCCCCTTTAAAGTTATGCATTCCTTATCTGTATCTTTCCACGAATATAAATCTTTGGATGAGTTTTGTAAGTTTCtaaatcaaattcatcgTTTAGAGAGTGATACACTATTGGTGTGTGAGAGAGTAACGAAAGAAGTGCTTAGGGATGGGTCTAACAGTAAATATGACAGCAAAACGATGAAAGACGGTATATGTTGCCTTGCGGACACTAATAAGCATTATAAAGAAAGGATTGTGCAATTGTGTTTGGATTCTCTATTGtatgaaattaaagaaatcttccaaattgatgatgaagctGGTTCTTTGGAGAATTTGTCTAGACGttacatcttcttcaaaaaagTATTAAATAATTTCCAGTCTACTTTCAGCGAATATTTCCCATCAGAATGGGAGATACCTTTGAAACTAACGGATTCTTTCTTCACAATGACGTCTAACgatttgaaaacattatTGAAGAGAGATTTGTCCGGTACCACCTCCATTGACCTATTCATGCAATCGTTACAAACTACCTTAGagtttgaaaaatacataTCAGTGAAGTTTTCCCATATATACGAGGGTAAAATATCCACTTGCTTTGAGCcatatttgaaattatggGTTAGACACCAAgattcatctttgaacGCCAAGATGTTGACATATCTTAATGAGACCAAGCTCCCAGCTAAAAATGAATCGCTTGTCGTTCCATCCAGTGCAGACTTGTTTAGAACTTATAGACACATTCTTTCTCAAACTTTCAGCTTGATAGAAGGCGGTAATAAATCGACCATAATGGTGGAATTGGCGGTTTTCTTCGTCAAATGGTTGAATGAATATTATgaaaagattttgaaaccattgttGTTACCTGAGGATACACAAATCGATGATAAGAATGAAGTAGTGAAATATACCGTTCTTCTTGTCAATACAGCAGACTATTGCGCAAATacaattgatcaattgcaAGATAAACTCTGTGAATATCTTGAGAATGATGAGccaaatatcaacaaagtTGCAGCCATTTTTGAACCTACAAGGCAAAAATACATGGATCTCGTATCGGGTGGTATCAATTTACTACTAAATCGCATCctgaagaaagatttggaatttgtATGGAGGGAGTTCACAAACACAAATTGGGCTAATACAATGGTGGAAGATTACAGCAGATATGTGACTACCTTACAGAGTATCCTCCTACCAACAAGATCGGAAAATTCAACATTTTACTCCACTGTTTCTCAATTCAATAGAGATCTTTATGGTTGGAATTTTATTGATAAAACTATTGATTTAATAGctatctcttttgaatctcAAATTATAAAGCTCTTGAAACCAGCTTTACCATATGGCACTCTTAATTCGAAAAGACAGTTCGATGTGAAGCAAGTGATAAATATCGCAGAACAATTATTGTTAGACGTTCAACTATTGAAGACAACGTTGCATTCACTTCCGGAAAGTTTACCGCAACATGACACATCAGCTAAAAGAGTCACGAAACACATAGATAGTAATGTGGAAAAACTAATGCATCTTTTAAAGTTACTTGTCTCTCCTATTGACCCTGATACAACATACTTGGAAACCTATTATGCAATAACCGCAAGTCAGAATACAAACTCAAATTTCTGGGCATTTATACTAGCGCTAAAAGGTGTACCTTGGGATTTGGCACTTTGGAAAAGAGTATGGTCAgaatttcaacaatcagatgatgatactCAACCGATGAAACCAGATGACCTTATTTTCAACCCTAGAGAACTACAAAACTTTATTTACAATCTATCGAGGGTATCAGATCCATCATGGAAAACATTTTTGGAGGAAGACCTCAAGATTAAACCTGTTCCACGTCCTGATTTATCCGTAGCTATACAGTCCTCCCCTAGTCCACCCACTGGGTCTCCATCCCCTAAGATTCCTGGACATAAATTGAATGAGATAAAAAACCTTATGTCAAACtccagtttttttttcaagaaggGCTAA
- a CDS encoding uncharacterized protein (no similarity), giving the protein MIPFFYIMIFFTIAESTLTDAEFKEIDMFIDVVGESHFALMFPVELIRTDLNDTFDPKQVYDIFDELAEERKEFQIVKELDIPEFVAEPLYDRLTYLSVKLDNGYTVNLANEIAIIQDIIQIAAESDNIKLDFTALLRVKEELRVDMAAVSKLKLFKTCLLSNLFPFMQEECEGLLRQKLIEHLKIWIEVWKRHQDD; this is encoded by the coding sequence ATGATTCCATTCTTCTACAtaatgatttttttcactATAGCTGAAAGCACGCTTACAGATGCTGAGTTTAAGGAAATTGATATGTTTATAGATGTTGTTGGTGAATCACATTTTGCTCTGATGTTTCCTGTGGAATTGATCAGAACCGATTTGAATGATACGTTTGACCCAAAACAAGTTTACGATatttttgatgaattagCTGAAGAGCGCAAAGAGTTTCAAATAGTAAAAGAACTTGATATACCTGAGTTTGTGGCCGAACCGCTTTATGATAGGCTGACATATCTCTCAGTCAAATTGGATAATGGATACACCGTAAATCTAGCAAATGAAATAGCAATAATTCAGGATATAATCCAAATAGCAGCAGAGTCAGACAACATTAAACTCGATTTTACTGCTCTTCTTAGAGTTAAAGAAGAGTTGAGGGTTGATATGGCAGCCGTGTCAAAATTAAAGTTGTTCAAAACGTGCTTATTGTCCAACCTTTTCCCATTTATGCAGGAAGAATGCGAAGGACTCTTAAGACAAAAGCTAATTGAACATCTCAAGATTTGGATAGAAGTTTGGAAAAGACACCAAGATGATTGA